One window of the Delphinus delphis chromosome 20, mDelDel1.2, whole genome shotgun sequence genome contains the following:
- the BLVRB gene encoding flavin reductase (NADPH), which produces MAVKKIAIFGATGRTGLTTLAQAVQAGYEVTVLVRDTSRLPSEGPQPAHVIVGDVRQAADVDKTVAGQDAVIVLLGTGNDLSPTTVMSKGAQNIVAAMKAHGVDKVVACTSAFLLWDPSKVPPRLQDVTDDHIRMHKILQQSGLKYVAVMPPHIGDQPLTGAYSVTLDGRGPSRVISKHDLGHFMLRCLTTDEYNGHSTYPSHQYD; this is translated from the exons ATGGCCGTCAAGAAGATTGCCATCTTCGGCGCCACCGGAAGGACCGGGCTCACCACCCTGGCGCAGGCGGTGCAAGCAG GCTATGAGGTGACAGTGCTGGTGCGGGACACCTCCAGGCTGCCCTCAGAGGGGCCCCAGCCGGCCCACGTGATAGTGGGTGACGTTCGGCAGGCGGCCGATGTGGACAAGACTGTGGCGGGGCAGGACGCCGTCATCGTGCTGCTGGGCACCGGCAATGACCTCA GTCCTACCACAGTGATGTCCAAGGGTGCCCAGAACATTGTGGCGGCCATGAAGGCCCACGGAGTGGACAAGGTCGTGGCCTGCACCTCGG CCTTCCTCCTGTGGGACCCGTCCAAGGTGCCCCCAAGACTGCAGGATGTGACTGATGACCATATCCGGATGCACAAGATACTGCAGCAGTCGGGCCTGAAGTACGTGGCTGTGATGCCACCACACATAG GAGACCAACCGCTGACTGGGGCCTACTCAGTGACCCTGGATGGACGAGGGCCCTCGAGGGTCATCTCCAAACACGACCTGGGCCACTTCATGCTGCGCTGCCTCACCACTGATGAGTACAACGGGCACAGCACCTACCCCTCCCATCAGTACGACTAG
- the SERTAD3 gene encoding LOW QUALITY PROTEIN: SERTA domain-containing protein 3 (The sequence of the model RefSeq protein was modified relative to this genomic sequence to represent the inferred CDS: inserted 1 base in 1 codon; deleted 4 bases in 4 codons), whose amino-acid sequence MVGGLKRKHSDLEEEEEDEKWDWGPAGLRSYQQALLRISLDKVQRSLGPRAPSLRRHVLIHNTLQQLQAALCLTPAPALXPEPLFLGEEDFSLSATIGSILRELETSMDETEPPQNPVAPPGPQNEVLPQPDPVFLEALSSRYLGDSGLDDFFLDIDTSAVEKEPSLAPPEPPHNLFCAPGSWEWNELDHIMEIILGS is encoded by the exons ATGGTAGGAGGCTTGAAGAGGAAACACTCAGatctggaggaggaagaggaggatgagaAGTGGGACTGGGGTCCAGCAGGCCTGCGGAGCTACCAGCAAGCCCTGCTCCGTATCTCCCTAGACAAAGTCCAGCGAAGCCTGGGCCCCCGAGCACCCAGCCTTCGCAGGCATGTCCTCATCCACAACACCCTCCAGCAGCTCCAAGCTGCGCTTTGCCTGACTCCTGCACCTGCCC CCCCAGAGCCCCTCTTCCTGGGCGAGGAGGACTTCTCCCTGTCGGCC ACCATCGGCTCTATTCTCAGGGAGCTGGAGACCTCCATGGATGAGACC GAGCCCCCTCAGAATCCAGTGGCTCCCCCAGGCCCTCAGAATGAAGTG TTGCCCCAGCCCGATCCAGTCTTCTTAGAAGCTCTTAGCTCCCGGTACCTGGGGGACTCTGGCCTGGATGACTTCTTCCTGGACATTGACACATCTGCAGTGGAGAAGGAGCCTTCACTG GCCCCACCAGAGCCTCCTCACAACCTTTTCTGTGCCCCAGGGTCCTGGGAGTGGAATGAACTAGATCACATCATGGAAATCATTCTGGGATCCTAA
- the HIPK4 gene encoding homeodomain-interacting protein kinase 4, producing MDISSSGDKQRQRDKYANQRQRLEETDRDVIDFGSASIFSEVRYVKGPYIQSRFYRAPEILLGLPFCEKVDVWSLGCVMAELHLGWPLYPGNNEYDQVRYICETQGLPKPHVLHAACKAHHFFKRNPHPDAANPWQLKSSADYLAETKVRPLERRKYMLKSLDQIEVVNGSRAVRRLTFPDREALAEHADLKSMVELIKRMLTWESHERISPSAALRHPFVSMQQLRSAHETTRYYQLSLHSCRLSLQVEGKTPMSAVDAAEDRPPYYGLTEEEETVGLGSGPLFREEKAPGVQKAIDQLDDLSLQEAGSGLWGETRTDVVPDVLAPLKAAAAGRWVPDSGPEPILAFYGSRLAGHRKAHKPPTGSKSNFSNLIRLSQASPEEDAPCRGGGCAEGERRGASAELPAIPQWDRDGPDIKDMTVDAERPGHEFFDLSSCPGEWLGQPDWTLEGVGGPRAQGLPPRHTHPHGPPRATSFVQHVGGHH from the exons ATGGACATAAGTTCTAGTGGAgacaaacagagacagagagacaagtACGCAAACCAGAGACAAAGgctggaggagacagacagggaC GTGATCGACTTCGGCTCGGCCAGCATATTCAGCGAGGTGCGCTACGTCAAGGGGCCGTATATCCAGTCTCGCTTCTACCGGGCCCCCGAGATTCTGCTGGGGCTGCCCTTCTGTGAGAAGGTGGACGTGTGGTCCCTGGGCTGCGTCATGGCTGAGCTGCACCTGGGCTGGCCCCTCTACCCAGGCAACAACGAGTACGACCAGGTGCGCTACATCTGTGAGACCCAGGGCCTGCCCAAGCCCCACGTGCTGCACGCCGCCTGTAAGGCCCACCACTTCTTCAAGCGCAACCCTCACCCCGACGCCGCCAACCCCTGGCAGCTGAAGTCCTCGGCCGACTACCTGGCTGAGACCAAG GTGCGCCCACTAGAGCGCCGCAAGTACATGCTCAAGTCACTGGACCAGATAGAGGTGGTGAACGGCAGCAGGGCAGTCCGTCGGCTAACCTTCCCCGACCGCGAGGCGCTGGCGGAGCACGCCGACCTCAAGAGCATGGTGGAGCTGATCAAGCGCATGCTGACGTGGGAGTCGCACGAGCGCATCAGCCCCAGCGCCGCCCTGCGCCACCCCTTCGTGTCCATGCAGCAGCTGCGCAGCGCCCATGAGACCACCCGCTACTACCAGCTCTCGCTGCACAGCTGCCGCCTCTCCCTGCAGGTGGAGGGCAAGACGCCCATGTCTGCCGTGGATGCCGCGGAAGACAGGCCCCCCTACTACGGTCTGACCGAGGAGGAGGAGACCGTGGGTCTGGGCAGCGGGCCTTTGTTCCGGGAGGAGAAGGCACCGGGCGTGCAAAAGGCCATCGATCAGCTGGACGACTTGAGTCTGCAGGAGGCGGGGAGTGGGCTGTGGGGCGAGACCCGCACCGACGTCGTCCCCGACGTGCTGGCCCCGCTCAAGGCCGCCGCTGCCGGCCGCTGGGTGCCCGACTCCGGCCCCGAGCCCATCCTGGCCTTCTACGGCAGCCGCCTGGCAGGCCACCGCAAGGCCCACAAGCCACCCACAGGCTCCAAGTCCAACTTCAGCAACCTCATCCGGCTGAGCCAGGCCTCGCCCGAGGAAGACGCCCCGTGCAGGGGCGGCGGCTGCGCGGAAGGAGAGCGGCGAGGGGCCTCTGCGGAGCTGCCTGCCATCCCGCAGTGGGACAGGGATGGGCCGGACATCAAGGACATGACCGTGGATGCTGAG AGGCCAGGCCATGAGTTCTTCGACCTCAGCAGCTGTCCTGGGGAATGGCTGGGTCAGCCAGACTGGACCCTGGAGGGCGTCGGGGGGCCACGGGCTCAGGGGCTCCCACCACGCCACACCCACCCGCATGGTCCACCCCGGGCCACCAGCTTTGTGCAGCACGTCGGCGGGCACCACTGA